The sequence below is a genomic window from Glycine max cultivar Williams 82 chromosome 20, Glycine_max_v4.0, whole genome shotgun sequence.
gtgattatACAGATTTTATCTGGTTCGAGCAAGGTTGTCTTCTAAAACCTAGGTCTTCAGTTGTGGCTACCACAAGGCGGTTCCCTTCAGATTCCGGTGCCTTTGCAGACTGGTCGGCCCCTCCGTCTGCCATCTCCGGCCGCGGTGACGACCTCTCCCTCGGCTTCAATGCTTCATCCGCCGCCACTGCGCACGGCGGCGGAGCCATGTGGCCGGGGGTATCGAGGTCGTTCAACTACAACCTGGCGCCTCACCATGACATCTTCGTGGTGGCGCCTGCTTCCTCCTTCTACCACCACCACAACGACGTCGTCTTATCCGATCCAAACAACAACAACGGTTCCAACAATTCCAACAACCCTGCAACGGCACACGGAGTCAACGTTTTCCCTCTCCTAACCGCCACGCCATGCCTCGAGAGCGAGGGCATAATGGGAAACATCAGTCACCACCGTAACAGAATTCAGTTATGGCAGGAGCACGAGTCTTCTCCGCCGCAGCAGCAACAGGGTCACATGGAGCGTGACACGTGTGGGGATGGGGGCGGGACTAGCACGTGCCAGGACTGTGGGAACCAGGCGAAGAAGGATTGTAGTCACAGGAGGTGCAGGACGTGTTGCAAGAGTAGGGGTTTTGATTGCTCCACGCACGTGAAGAGCACGTGGGTGCCGGCGTCACGGCGGAGGGAGAGGCAGCTCAAGGGGGTGGCGGCGGCCGGTGCGGCGGTTGGGTCCAATGGGGCCACTTCCGGTGCCAAGAAACCTAGGCTTGTTGCTTCTCAAACTACTTCGCATACTTCAACGTCTAATAATACCACTCCTCCGAGGAGTTTTGACACTGGTTGTAGCCCCCAAGGTTTgcgttttcttttttgttttccatcAAGATTTGTGTCTCTAATGTGTTCCAAATTATAGTCTTAGttacaaaattaagaaattttgcTCTACCTCATAAATTTAAGGGTTTTTGTATCCTGAAACTCTTTTTGTTTGGtcttacaatttaatttattcaattattgaCCTAAAAGACTACAATACCAAAAGTCCAAAactctttgttttttcttttctgacaTAATTCTTATGATATTTCCAGCTACTATAACACTTGTACAGAAAAATTGTGGTTATCTTTCTAaaatattgaagaaaaagaaataatttttgttttcataacaATGATAGTGCAAAAGTTTTACATGTTAAACAAAGATccaagtttttattttgataagaactgaagtttttctttattaatctaAATTTAATGCAAATTTTATTACACAAATTTTTCTAAGTGAAATTAAACTCTCGTTATGCTGAGAGGATAATATATACCAACCACCTAAGAAATATTGTAATTTCATCCCAACATGTACGGTATGTTTATGAGCTATTCTTGCCTGGTTGTTCTAGCCATGAAGGTTTGTGTGTGTTCCAAATTGATATTGAAATTTTCCATGTGTTTACAACTACTATTGTGTTGgtctttttaaatattcataatatttatataaaaaatttagtctGAGAATCTATATTTTCCGTTAATATCTGATGGTTTGGAAATACTTTGGGAAGtaatagttttatttgtttattttatcgAATAGAGATTGAGAAGTactattagtttaattttagaaacataatatactatttttttattattttataaaaataaataattatttcttttaaacaagATAAATCATGtgtaaatttatgtaatttacgAGAAATGCTTGCATTCTGGTCATTTACAAGAATTGTTGTTGTTataacttcattactgttgatGTTTTTCATGGGTTAATTGGTGGGATTTGAAGGGTTTTTGTGGGGTGGTAATATTGCATTTGTTGAGTATGGGAATTAATTAAGTAGGGtttgttgaattaattttttttcagatgTGGGTTTCAAGGAGTCACTACCAAGTCAAGTGCGTGCACCAGCAGTGTTCAAGTGTGTTCGTGTAACATCAGTGGATGATGGTGGGGAAGATGAGTATGCGTATCAAGCAGTTGTGAAGATTGGTGGCCATGTCTTCAAAGGGTTTCTCTATGATCAAGGGGTTGAGGACAAAGAAGGGTACCCTAATTTATCTGAATTACATttgagtggtggtggtggtggaaatGTTACAAGTGGAAGTGATGGTGGTAGAAATGgaatttcatcttcatctccaaTGGTGGATCGTTCTCATGATGTCTATGCAGCTTCAGGTGGAGGGTTGCTACTTGGAGGTTCATCAAACTATGGTAATCatccaataaattaaaaatcattttttccaAGTGTAACGTAGATGATGATGGATGGGCTTGGAAAGCTTGACTTATTATTGTAGGGtaacttttcttatttttccaaCATTGGGGGTGGGTTGGAGGGTatagattaattaatattaatattcttCTAAGTTTGTATCTTATTATAACCATATGTCACTCTGCATTTTTCAACTCCTCGGTTTTTGTTCCTTTTAgtccattttttctttctttgttgacTCACTTGCATGACTAGATCGGTGGATTACAGAGGAGCCAAATCATGTCAAGAGAATAGTTTATGTGTACCAAATTAATTACTATCTGagaattgaaaaacaaatctgAAAAGAATCTTGCTAAGTTTACTGttcaaaatatgatttaattgcgagtgttattttttgtaaacaatTTCCATGCAAGAGATATGttgaaataaaaagagaaaaaataaagtagGAAATGAGTGGTAAAAATAATGGATATGcacaaaatattataagaataaTAGTACTACTGCTCttcaattatattattgttgtgtTGCTTTTTCGAAGCTATTGGTTGCCGTATTGCATTTTTCTTCTGTCCCTATATTATTCCCttggtttaaaattttcaaaaggtGAAATCTACATCCTACAATGCAAACCTCACAACGTAAAACCCAAAAATCTATGGTGTTTATTATCATGTTGATGAAGATGAATAagtatattttacatatatttttcttgaattGTTACTGCTAGCATATGTGAAGTGCTCCTTCtagatacacatttttttcagcACATGAGATACTTATTGCATATGGGTATGCTTCCTTTCTCTGTATATGccattttcatgttttattaTATGCTTGGCCTGTGGAAACTCACAAATAATATTGTATaggcttaaataatttttatataaatgaaatatatttaatttttattttgNNNNNNNNNNNNNNNNNNNNNNNNNNNNNNNNNNNNNNNNNNNNNNNNNNNNNNNNNNNNNNNNNNNNNNNNNNNNNNNNNNNNNNNNNNNNNNNNNNNNNNNNNNNNNNNNNNNNNNNNNNNNNNNNNNNNNNNNNNNNNNNNNNNNNNNNNNNNNNNNNNNNNNNNNNNNNNNNNNNNNNNNNNNNNNNNNNNNNNNNNNNNNNNNNNNNNNNNNNNNNNNNNNNNNNNNNNNNNNNNNNNNNNNNNNNNNNNNNNNNNNNNNNNNNNNNNNNNNNNNNNNNNNNNNNNNNNNNNNNNNNNNNNNNNNNNNNNNNNNNNNNNNNNNNNNNNNNNNNNNNNNNNNNNNNNNNNNNNNNNNNNNNNNNNNNNNNNNNNNNNNNNNNNNNNNNNNNNNNNNNNNNNNNNNNNNNNNNNNNNNNNNNNNNatatatatgatatatatatatatatatatatatatatatatatatatatatatatatatatatatatatatatatatatatatatatatatatatatatatatatatatatatatatatatatatatatatatatatatatattagaaatctcaaacatatatttaaatctattatatatatacacattgaCACCTCTATGTATAATGTTAGTTTGTTTGGGTTTAGTATAGGGTAGAAATAAATATGCCTCATTATCGTGCTGCTTCAGACTTTGGCATGAGAAGTTGAAGTAGTTGAAACGTCACTGTCGTTTATGTGGCTGTCCTTGTCTCACCCTAACAATCTCACTGATGCATAAAACAGcctgctaattttttttttctgtattcaTCAAGGCATGATGTactctctttttcccttttgttcttgtCTGCAATTTCAGATCCTCGCCAATGCCCAGCCATTGATTCTCATCTTTTGCTATTATATATCTGAGAACTTGCATGCGTATCACTTGTTTTTTTGTGGCCAGAATCTTATTAGCCGCTATTTCTGACCAAtgataaatatacaaattaatgaAGTTGTGTGTATACATTGCATGTACTAGTATTGATTATCTTTGCACATGCTGTTCCCTCTTTGTTGTCCtaacatattttacattttggtGGATTTTGCCATGTGCGCATTGGattattatttatctaatttttcagaaaaaataaaaaaaaatccctatgGATTTTGGTTTGGTGATCCATTAATGTTAAGCTCGTGAAGTTTACAACTTCGTCAAGCATGCTtggaattattatttaatatcaaattgagGCTGTGTTATGAGTATCAAACCACTTTCAATCCTGTCCTTACTTTTCCTTCCCtttgtgatatttttctttgtcGGTATGATGTTCATGAACTGTCCTACACAACCTATCTTGTCAAGGAAAATTTTTTAGCAATCCCCGGTTTTGTCTTTTTATTGGTTAACCATGAATTTACCTATCTTTATTAAGCCCCCATGccattttcttttcatcatgTCCGTACATGGGTTATTTTAGGAATTTTGAGAATTTATTTGTCCCAGGATTTGCATTATTTGTCATGTTGATGTTTGGAACATTGATTTGTTTGGTACCAACTAAATTGATTTGCTACACTCATTGGATTCAGGAGGAGTATATGCAAAACTTTGATACCTTCAATACCTTATTATTTTGTTCTCTTATCATATGTGATTGATTGTGCTATAAGTTTTgagtatatttaaatttgtgtggAGGCCCCTACCCTTCTCTCTTTGTATTTGGGTATATCAATCATAAGCTACTGGCCGGCATCACATGGTTGACGTAATAATGGTATTGGACACACAGTTACATGTCTGCATTTGGTAAGCATAATTCACTTGAACTGTTCAGACTAAAAGTACACATGAATTTTGGGATCTGCTTGATTAGTAATGTTCtggaatcaaattaaattggTTATTCTATAgccaaataaatatattaataaaatggtTATTCTTGGCTAGTTTTGCTTTTGTGTAAGTTCTGTTTGAGCTTGTTCTTAATATTGCAAGCATTGTTTGTTAACTCTCAAACTTTAACTAGTACAAGTGATAGTTCTTAAGTAACTTTTATTCTGACAAATGAGACCCtgtattttattgtaatttggcaactatataatatatttgCAGAGAAATAATTTGCTCATACATTTACTGTAAAAGATGATAACTAATATTGTTgctctttttatattttgtggCCTTGTTAGTTGCTTGGTTTTGTATATATGTTATATGTGATATGTGCTATGTGATGCTAATTCTTGGATATGGATATGTAATTGCTACCTCTTCCAATGTTGAAAATTGTGGGTTCactaaatgtgtttttttaatgtctTTCTCAATCTCAAATACTCCTTGTATTTCTGACCTTTATAATTGTTGCTATATTTCTGAATATACCTGTACTGTTTACAATAAGTTACTCTCATCTTCGTTACAAATTAAGTAGTTCAAGATTATTATAGTGTTTGGACTCCACCAATATTTATATAACACGtccatattttatattatcagaaaaaattaataataattgattgTGTTATATGAAGATCAATAGAGATAATAATTCCGAACCAACTAATAGTTTCTCTCACCACAAACCCAAATTTCTACTATTAATGAATAGGTTAATGTAGTTCGATTTTTGGCCTTAATTGCGACTGCATGCTACTATCCCGTGCATCTGCCATGTTTTTTGTACAACTCGTGAGTTTTCTAGTCTCTTTTCTTTACCTTTGCAAATTATTGCCTAGGGGATAAAACTTCACGTGAAGTTATGATCCATTTGTTCATAGTTGTATAATTTGGTTGTTAAATCCCTcccctctcaaaaccctttgaTCAATCTGTTAAAGATTAATATAAGCAATCACTTTCTTTGTATttcagaaatttttttaaacatttccACCATTCTTTGCTGtctatttgaagaaaaaaaaattgcgcttCATGAGATTGGGTGAATTAGTTTCACATTCAAAGCACTTTCTTTTTCTGGGTGGTTAGTTTTGCTTTCGTCAGGCTTCAATTTAATCAAGGTGATATTAATAATTTGATGTTTGCTATGGACTTTTGATTAGCATGTGTGAGCTTTTCAATTCTAAAACCTTGCCATTAAAatactttcaaaaaaataaagctGAGTTTTAAGTCTAAAATGTTCCTAAAAGTTATACGGTAGGTAAGATTTTGAAAGATACACATATTACGTTAATACATGTTAATGTGATTTTtcctaaatatttattatatctttGGTCTCATTgatatttgtttcaaaataaattgagCTAAagtaatgataaataacttaagtatttaacaaaaaaattagattaagttttattactaaattacttatagaataaaaatattgaaaattgaatCATGTCacttaaaaatcaatattttcataCAAAGTTAATTTTCCAAACGTTTACTTTTATTTCCTtgaatcataatatttttttaaaattaaataataagtttattcAGACTCTGCAATGAAATTTAGTTTGCTAATCAATCAATCTGAACAAGTCTGGTTAAATCCAGTCACAATACTACTCTCttgtttaaaatcaattatattttaaattagttgcatgatttaatcataaaatttcatatataataaatttattaatttttataataattattttaaaagacatACTAACAACatgataaaaagtataaaatacttTTACACTTGTAACACATgatcattaaattttgttatattatataaaagtattttatattattatcagtacataattattaaattttgttatattatagTGGTACTTATCCAACCCAAGTTGGTTTATACTATTTTGTGTATCATGCTAgctataattgttattttaaaaaaaatgttatgcttATTAGTTCGTGAAATTtgtgacaaattaaaaattctgGTTCATAGCATAACTGTGAACATAAATGTAAATTGTGATGCCGCTTTCATACCCTTTCACGGTGATGTTAGTTAgaataaaataagcaattgaTGCAATATATTGAGTTGTTTTAAGtaaaagaattataaataaaactgGTTATATTCTTGAAATATAGCATAAAGCGACCCTGGAATAATTTCGTAACAAAGGAGTGCCTATCAATGCCTATGTAGATTTTTTGTTGAGTAGGGTTAGGAACATGTCAATTTGATACCAATTATGACTTCAAAAATTCTCAGTCTCACTTTCTTGTTTGTGGCCATTGTAATGGTTCAAGCCATTATGTTGCTTGTTAAAGATCGGTACAATTATGTAAACTTGCGACATATTACTGGACAAACTGTACCAAGAAAGCAATATGTGCAGTTATCGAATTGAAAAAACGTATAGCTAATCGACTATAGTAcgtgtaattttattatttaaataaattagaatGAAATTTAGGTGTAATTCTTTAAGTATTTTCGGTATTATTTTCTAAACAGAATTAGacttttatttcaataattcaCGTTATAAAATTCGTATTATAGTTGGTTCTAAAATAAAACTCATATGCTAAAAACACTTACTGTATTTAAGTTTATTATTTGCAAAACTCATGTACGGTTTCATATATGTAATTTGTTTATTTGGATGTAACCCGTCCATACAATCGTTGAATTACAAAATCTCCGCAAGTATAATGCctgttttttttatgtgtgtttaatatctatacaattttttttaatgagtaaatattagttgttagtaGGAAGATCTAGAATTCTCGAAACCTGACTTTCTTCCTTCCCTTTTTTTCCCTTCAACTCTCAAAGACAATCTTATAATTCCAATATTTTTTTGAGGTTAACATTGGAAAGTGGAGAAAGAtcacatgtttattttttatttatttttaaggtaTATATTTCAGTTGAaagtcaaaaattaatttatctctCAAAATATTAACATCTATTTAAGGAACTAACTTTtctcaacaattatttttttatacgcaTGGACTGAGAATCAAATCTCTATCTACATACCTAAGATACAAGATTATTTATTAATCATATCATACCATTTTTGTCACATTATaagtaatgaaattattttcataatattttttataatatatgattcTATTTCATCATCTTATCACATCTTCTTTTTGTCCCTTcatattataattaagaaaattttaatttacttataatATCTTCCCATAAattctcttatttattaaatatagaaaatattgaatgattttatattttaagaattaagataaaataacttatttataaataaagtaattttatattatcattcaatcataaattactatatatgataaattcattgacatttataataattttcttaaatgttctaccaacaataatttttaattggttgactatgtaaaaataatttatattaatagtatataattatgaggaaagaaataaatatataagtaaaaatatgtgaaaaataatataaaactcccgctcattttaaaatgatttttaggaTAAATGAACATTTTTATCCTTGAATGTATAAAATGCTAACAAATTCATTCTTGAAAGatggaaatttaaattttagttttcgaAAGTGATAAAAAATGGGACAAATTCATCCATCTGTTAACTTTCATCCATTACCTTAATGAAAGAGCCTACACGACACATGTAGGGACAAATTTGTCAGTGCTCTATACATCTCGgaacaaaaatgataatttatctaagatataatttaatctttctcTTCCCCCATTTTTTAATCGTTGCAggcataacattacaataaacacttaaaaaatagtaaagcaaacataatttgtctattgcttattattatgtttgttttcctattttttaagtatttattgtaatgttataattgtaacaattaaaaaaggaagaaagatgaagattaaatagtcattttcattCTTGAATGTTTAGAGCACTAACAAATTCGTCGATGAATGTGTCGGCTTCTTTATTAATGGTAACGGATGACAGTTAATGAATGAATAGATTTTTTTGCACTTTTTCACTTTCGGGAACGAATTTGTTAACACTCGAgatgaaaataactatttatccttATTTATCTTAAATCTATGAGACCAaacatgaaaatttattttcatctattCTGTCCGTTGAACCA
It includes:
- the LOC100815750 gene encoding protein LATERAL ROOT PRIMORDIUM 1, which encodes MQHYLGVKILDLDSYAPKSVHELSKGIIVCLLQTDKGGRGHAVRLAGGILRTKLFNEGVEVVYGPWWESIIPDFIWFEQGCLLKPRSSVVATTRRFPSDSGAFADWSAPPSAISGRGDDLSLGFNASSAATAHGGGAMWPGVSRSFNYNLAPHHDIFVVAPASSFYHHHNDVVLSDPNNNNGSNNSNNPATAHGVNVFPLLTATPCLESEGIMGNISHHRNRIQLWQEHESSPPQQQQGHMERDTCGDGGGTSTCQDCGNQAKKDCSHRRCRTCCKSRGFDCSTHVKSTWVPASRRRERQLKGVAAAGAAVGSNGATSGAKKPRLVASQTTSHTSTSNNTTPPRSFDTGCSPQDVGFKESLPSQVRAPAVFKCVRVTSVDDGGEDEYAYQAVVKIGGHVFKGFLYDQGVEDKEGYPNLSELHLSGGGGGNVTSGSDGGRNGISSSSPMVDRSHDVYAASGGGLLLGGSSNYGNHPIN